One part of the Arabidopsis thaliana chromosome 1 sequence genome encodes these proteins:
- the HEMA2 gene encoding Glutamyl-tRNA reductase family protein (HEMA2; FUNCTIONS IN: glutamyl-tRNA reductase activity; INVOLVED IN: response to oxidative stress, heme biosynthetic process, tetrapyrrole biosynthetic process, porphyrin biosynthetic process; LOCATED IN: cytoplasm; EXPRESSED IN: 23 plant structures; EXPRESSED DURING: 15 growth stages; CONTAINS InterPro DOMAIN/s: Quinate/shikimate 5-dehydrogenase/glutamyl-tRNA reductase (InterPro:IPR006151), Tetrapyrrole biosynthesis, glutamyl-tRNA reductase, conserved site (InterPro:IPR018214), Tetrapyrrole biosynthesis, glutamyl-tRNA reductase, C-terminal (InterPro:IPR015896), Tetrapyrrole biosynthesis, glutamyl-tRNA reductase (InterPro:IPR000343), Tetrapyrrole biosynthesis, glutamyl-tRNA reductase, N-terminal (InterPro:IPR015895); BEST Arabidopsis thaliana protein match is: Glutamyl-tRNA reductase family protein (TAIR:AT1G58290.1); Has 5044 Blast hits to 5020 proteins in 1819 species: Archae - 226; Bacteria - 3662; Metazoa - 1; Fungi - 0; Plants - 221; Viruses - 0; Other Eukaryotes - 934 (source: NCBI BLink).), with protein sequence MAVSSAFVVTPKLEKLLANHHNPTYSSSPAPLDVIGIRALPMNNRNKRGLIQRARCEISPSNKAASISALEQLKTSAIDRYTKERSSIVVIGLSIHTAPVEMREKLAIPEAEWPRAIAELCGLNHIEEAAVLSTCNRMEIYVLALSQHRGVKEVTEWMSKTSGIPVSEICQHRFLLYNKDVTQHIFEVSAGLDSLVLGEGQILAQVKQVVKVGQGVNGFGRNISGLFKHAITVGKRVRTETNIAAGAVSVSSAAVELALMKLPESSHASSARMLVVGAGKMGKLVIKHLVAKGCTKMVVVNRSEEKVAAVRNEMPPGVEIIYKPLDEMLSCAAEADVVFTSTASETPLFLKEQVETLPPVRDARLFVDISVPRNVGSCVAEIDGTRVFNVDDLKEVVAANKEDRVRKAMDAQAIITDESKHFEAWRDSLETVPTIKKLRGYTERIIAAEIEKSLPKMGIDMNKKMRKTVDDLIRGIVNKLLHGPMQHLRCDGNDSRTLSETLDNMQALNRMYGLDAEILEEKIRAKVEKK encoded by the exons atGGCGGTTTCTAGCGCCTTCGTTGTTACACCGAAGCTGGAGAAGCTGTTAGCGAATCACCATAATCCAacgtattcttcttctccggccCCGTTGGATGTAATTGGGATACGTGCTCTTCCGATGAACAATAGGAACAAGCGAGGTCTGATCCAGAGAGCGCGTTGCGAGATTTCTCCGTCTAATAAGGCAGCTAGCATCTCAGCTCTCGAGCAGCTCAAGACTTCTGCTATTGACC GATACACTAAGGAAAGAAGCAGCATTGTGGTGATTGGGCTTAGCATTCACACAGCTCCTGTTGAGATGCGTGAGAAGCTTGCCATTCCAGAAGCTGAATGGCCACGAGCTATTGCTGAATTGTGTGGTTTGAATCATATTGAAGAAGCTGCTGTACTCAGTACCTGCAACCGAATGGAGATTTATGTTTTGGCTCTATCTCAGCATCGTGGAGTCAAAGAAGTGACTGAGTGGATGTCTAAG ACAAGTGGAATCCCGGTTTCAGAAATCTGTCAGCATCGTTTTCTATTGTACAACAAGGATGTCACGCAACATATATTTGAAGTCTCAGCTGGTCTAGACTCTCTTGTCCTAGGTGAAGGTCAGATACTTGCACAGGTTAAACAAGTTGTTAAAGTAGGTCAAGGAGTCAATGGTTTTGGGAGGAATATCAGTGGGCTATTTAAACACGCAATCACAGTTGGAAAGCGTGTCAGAACAGAGACAAATATCGCTGCTGGGGCTGTTTCCGTTAGCTCGGCTGCAGTTGAACTTGCTCTCATGAAGCTTCCCGAATCTTCTCATGCATCATCTGCTAGGATGTTGGTAGTTGGTGCTGGAAAGATGGGGAAGCTTGTAATCAAGCACTTGGTTGCTAAAGGTTGCACCAAAATGGTGGTTGTGAATCGAAGCGAAGAGAAAGTTGCAGCTGTCCGCAATGAGATGCCGCCTGGCGTTGAGATTATTTATAAACCCCTTGATGAGATGCTGTCTTGTGCTGCAGAAGCTGATGTAGTCTTTACTAGCACAGCATCTGAGACACCATTATTCTTGAAGGAGCAAGTAGAGACTCTCCCTCCTGTTAGAGATGCGAGGCTCTTTGTTGATATCTCTGTTCCTAGAAATGTCGGGTCCTGCGTCGCTGAAATAGACGGTACACGGGTTTTCAACGTGGATGACCTCAAGGAAGTCGTTGCTGCGAATAAAGAAGACAGGGTGAGGAAAGCAATGGACGCTCAGGCTATAATTACAGATGAATCAAAACACTTTGAAGCGTGGAGGGACTCGTTGGAGACGGTTCCAACAATCAAGAAATTAAGGGGATATACAGAGAGAATTATAGCTGCAGAGATTGAGAAATCCTTGCCCAAAATGGGCATTGAcatgaacaagaagatgaggaaaACAGTAGATGATCTAATCCGAGGTATAGTGAACAAGCTCCTGCACGGTCCAATGCAGCATTTGAGATGCGATGGGAACGATAGCAGAACGCTGAGTGAGACACTAGATAACATGCAGGCTCTGAACAGGATGTATGGACTTGATGCAGAGATACTCGAGGAGAAGATTAGAGCAAAGGTGGAAAAAAAGTAG
- the RAS1 gene encoding RESPONSE TO ABA AND SALT 1 (RESPONSE TO ABA AND SALT 1 (RAS1); FUNCTIONS IN: molecular_function unknown; INVOLVED IN: biological_process unknown; LOCATED IN: endomembrane system; EXPRESSED IN: leaf apex, root, flower, leaf; EXPRESSED DURING: petal differentiation and expansion stage; BEST Arabidopsis thaliana protein match is: transcription factor-related (TAIR:AT1G58330.1); Has 520 Blast hits to 520 proteins in 34 species: Archae - 0; Bacteria - 0; Metazoa - 0; Fungi - 0; Plants - 520; Viruses - 0; Other Eukaryotes - 0 (source: NCBI BLink).), translating into MPNTSSSQSFTIFVDGWLIRHRYFVEQLMCASSLDETNRISLEEQQSLVAQFLSHCLQYYQEKFASVSLAGDNVFTFFCPPWFNSYAKLILWVGDFKPSLVFKLTEVSVADLTRHQKDRISSLKSETRRKEREVMRDFALVQQSVADPPVMLAARRVGAVGMVDGEETDLEEAMEVLKAGMAAAMNNADQLRCSTVGKVVEILTPPQAIKVLRTIGQLHLRLRDRDQERA; encoded by the coding sequence ATGCCAAACACTAGCAGCTCTCAAAGCTTCACTATCTTCGTTGATGGTTGGTTAATCCGTCACAGGTATTTCGTTGAACAGCTTATGTGTGCTTCTTCCTTGGATGAAACTAATCGTATCTCTCTCGAAGAACAACAATCTCTCGTGGCCCAGTTTCTATCTCACTGTCTTCAATACTACCAAGAGAAATTCGCCTCCGTTTCCCTCGCCGGGGACAAcgttttcactttcttctgcCCACCGTGGTTTAACTCCTACGCTAAACTTATTTTATGGGTCGGCGATTTCAAGCCTTCTCTTGTGTTTAAACTCACCGAGGTCTCCGTGGCCGACCTCACGCGCCACCAGAAAGACCGGATCTCGAGTCTTAAGTCGGAGACTaggaggaaagagagagaagttaTGCGAGATTTCGCCCTCGTGCAACAAAGCGTGGCGGATCCGCCGGTGATGCTCGCGGCGAGGCGCGTGGGAGCGGTGGGAATGGTGGACGGAGAAGAAACGGATTTGGAGGAGGCGATGGAGGTGCTTAAAGCTGGGATGGCGGCAGCGATGAACAACGCTGATCAGCTACGGTGTTCGACGGTGGGGAAAGTGGTGGAGATTCTTACTCCGCCGCAAGCGATTAAAGTGTTGAGGACAATCGGACAGCTTCACCTCCGTCTGAGAGACAGAGACCAAGAAAGagcttaa
- the SUT4 gene encoding sucrose transporter 4 (sucrose transporter 4 (SUT4); FUNCTIONS IN: sucrose transmembrane transporter activity, carbohydrate transmembrane transporter activity, sugar:hydrogen symporter activity, sucrose:hydrogen symporter activity; INVOLVED IN: sucrose transport, transmembrane transport; LOCATED IN: plasma membrane, vacuole, membrane; EXPRESSED IN: 24 plant structures; EXPRESSED DURING: 13 growth stages; CONTAINS InterPro DOMAIN/s: Sucrose/H+ symporter, plant (InterPro:IPR005989), Major facilitator superfamily MFS-1 (InterPro:IPR011701), Major facilitator superfamily, general substrate transporter (InterPro:IPR016196); BEST Arabidopsis thaliana protein match is: sucrose-proton symporter 2 (TAIR:AT1G22710.1); Has 2568 Blast hits to 2441 proteins in 632 species: Archae - 30; Bacteria - 1104; Metazoa - 451; Fungi - 193; Plants - 403; Viruses - 0; Other Eukaryotes - 387 (source: NCBI BLink).) — MATSDQDRRHRVTRNRPPIARPSTSSSRPVVSPPRSKVSKRVLLRVASVACGIQFGWALQLSLLTPYVQELGIPHAWASVIWLCGPLSGLFVQPLVGHSSDRCTSKYGRRRPFIVAGAVAISISVMVIGHAADIGWAFGDREGKIKPRAIVAFVLGFWILDVANNMTQGPCRALLADLTENDNRRTRVANGYFSLFMAVGNVLGYATGSYNGWYKIFTFTKTVACNVECANLKSAFYIDVVFIAITTILSVSAAHEVPLASLASEAHGQTSGTDEAFLSEIFGTFRYFPGNVWIILLVTALTWIGWFPFILFDTDWMGREIYGGEPNIGTSYSAGVSMGALGLMLNSVFLGITSVLMEKLCRKWGAGFVWGISNILMAICFLGMIITSFVASHLGYIGHEQPPASIVFAAVLIFTILGIPLAITYSVPYALISIRIESLGLGQGLSLGVLNLAIVIPQVIVSVGSGPWDQLFGGGNSPALAVGAATGFIGGIVAILALPRTRIQKPIPLP; from the exons ATGGCTACTTCCGATCAAGATCGCCGTCACAGAGTCACTCGCAACCGTCCACCAATAGCTCGACCCTCTACTTCTTCATCTCGTCCCGTTGTATCTCCTCCTAGATCAAAAGTTTCGAAGCGTGTGCTTCTCCGTGTAGCTTCCGTCGCATGCGGGATTCAATTCGGATGGGCTCTTCAGCTTTCTCTCCTCACACCTTACGTTCAAGAGCTGGGGATCCCACACGCTTGGGCTAGTGTGATTTGGCTTTGCGGTCCTCTCTCTGGTTTGTTCGTGCAACCGCTCGTTGGGCATAGTAGCGATAGGTGTACTAGTAAGTACGGTCGTCGGAGACCGTTTATTGTCGCCGGAGCTGTGGCGATTTCTATCTCTGTTATGGTTATTGGTCATGCGGCGGATATTGGATGGGCATTTGGGGATAGAGAAGGGAAGATTAAGCCGAGGGCGAttgttgcttttgttttagggttttggattctTGATGTTGCTAATAATATGACTCAAGGTCCTTGTAGAGCTCTCCTTGCTGATCTTACTG AGAATGATAATCGCAGAACCCGAGTTGCAAATGGctacttctctctctttatggCTGTTGGCAATGTTCTTGGCTATGCTACTGGATCATACAATGGTTGGTACAAGATCTTCACTTTTACGAAGACAGTTGCATGTAATGTGGAATGTGCCAATCTCAAGTCTGCCTTCTACATAGATGTTGTCTTTATTGCAATAACTACGATCCTAAGCGTCTCAGCGGCTCATGAGGTGCCACTTGCTTCATTGGCTTCTGAAGCACATGGGCAAACCAGTGGAACAGACGAAGCTTTTCTTTCTGAGATATTTGGAACTTTCAGATATTTTCCAGGAAATGTTTGGATAATCTTGCTTGTTACAGCATTGACATGGATTGGTTGGTTTCCATTTATTCTGTTTGATACTGATTGGATGGGTCGAGAGATCTATGGCGGTGAACCGAACATAGGGACTTCATATAGTGCTGGGGTCAGTATGGGTGCACTTGGTTTGATGTTGAATTCTGTTTTTCTTGGAATCACTTCTGTGCTCATGGAGAAACTTTGCAGAAAGTGGGGGGCTGGTTTTGTTTGGGGAATATCAAATATCTTAATGGCTATTTGCTTTCTTGGAATGATAATCACCTCATTTGTTGCGTCTCACCTTGGCTACATTGGCCATGAACAACCTCCTGCCAGCATCGTGTTTGCTGCTGTGTTAATCTTTACAATTCTGGGCATTCCATTGGCG ATAACTTACAGCGTCCCATATGCGTTGATTTCCATACGTATTGAATCCCTGGGCTTAGGTCAAG GCTTATCTTTGGGTGTGCTAAATTTGGCGATAGTCATCCCACAG GTAATTGTGTCTGTTGGCAGTGGCCCATGGGATCAACTGTTTGGAGGTGGGAATTCACCGGCACTTGCAGTAGGAGCAGCTACAGGCTTCATTGGCGGAATTGTAGCTATCTTGGCTCTTCCACGGACAAGGATTCAGAAGCCCATCCCTCTCCCAtga